GAAGTTTGTCCTGATGCTGCAGGTTCACGTTACCTGACGGGACTCTGCTCTTCAGCTCGAGGTTAGAGGAGCTAGGTGGTTGCTGGTTTGATTCCCTTGCTGAAGCAGTGTCTCACATGGTGTCAGCGTAGTTTCTGGGTGGTCACGTAGCTGCTAACCAGCCCCTGGTAGCTAACTGCAGCGGGAGTAGCTGTCCTGGTTCAGGACAAGCTGGTGGATTCAGACTCCGCCCACAGGACCtgaaagatttatttcaaattaaaagactGCAGGTTGTAACTCATAAATGAATAGCTACATTCCACAGAACTCTTCATACGAACAAAGTCCACAATTGTCTTCTGTTTATAAACTGTGTCACAACTTTGGTTCTACTCAAAGGGACATGAACGTCCACAGTTCTCCAGCTGATTGGTCTCTGATAACAGATCAGTGTTATTGATCCTGATGCTGTGTCCTTCAGCCGAGCCAGCAGGTTGTGAGGACTGTCTGTGACCACCTCTGTCAGCTCACATGAGATCATATGCTGTGTGTTGACAGTCAAATGTAACCTGacgtgtgtatctgtgtgtgtctgtgacaccAATGTGCCcttaatgtctgtgtgtgtgtgagtgttggtTAGGTTGCACTGCAGAATGGTGTGTCACTACCCAGCAATGTGAGGGGTTTATTTCTGAGGTCAAAGAGATgtgatggtggtggaggtggtcacacacactgacacacactgacacacacagacacacactgacacacacagacacacactgacacacacactgacacacacactgacacacacactgacacacacactgacacacacactgacacactgacacacactgacacacacagacacacagacacacacacagacacacacactgacacacacagacacacagacacacacacagacacacagacacacacacagacacacactgacacacacagacacacacacacagacacacacactgacacacacactgacacacactgacacacacactgacacacactgacacacacactgacacacactgacacacacagacacacacagacacacacacagacacacacagacacacactgacacacacagacacacagacacacactgacacacactgacacacacacagacacacacagacacacactgacacacacagacacacagacacacacactgacacacactgacacacacagacacacacacactgacacacacactgacacacacagacacacacacacagacacacacacagacacacacagacacacactgacacacacactgacacacacactgacacacactgacacacacactgacacacacactgacgcacacactgacacacacagacacacagacacacacactgacacacacactgacacacacagacacacacactgacacacacagactgacacacacacacacacacactgacacacacactgacacacacacagacacacacactgacacacactgacacacacacagacacacacactgacacacacagactgacacacacacacacacacactgacacacacacagacacacacactgacacacactgacacacacactgacacacacactgacacacacagacacacacactgacacacacagacacacacacagacacacacactgacacacacacacacccactctcacacacacacgcacacacacacacacacacacacactgacacacacacactttcacacacacacacacacacacacacacacacacacacactctctctctcacacacacacacacacacgcacacacacacgcacacacacacacacacacacacacactctcacccagacacacacacacacacacacacacacacactctcacacagacacacacacacacagacacacacacacacacacacactctctctctctctctcacacacacacacacacacactctctctctctctcacacacacacacacacacactctctctctctctcacacacacacacacacacacacacacactcactctcacacacacacacacacacacatacacactgacacacacactctctctctctctctctctctctcactctcacacacacacactgacacacacacactctctctcacacacacactcactctcacacacacacacacacgctcactcaCACTAATAGGTCTGCTGCAGTTGGCTTGGAGGATGATAGCAGGCTGACTGGTTCATTGTTTCTCAACCACACGGTTTTAAATAGCACTTCCTGTGGATGTGTGACCCACAATGCAACGCTGTGCTGACGTGCAGGGGGCCTGAAGACGTCTCACTGACTAAATGACTGAACAGATTCAGTCATTTGATGGATTAACTGGTGAAGAAGAGCGGCAGCTTCAGTCTCGGTGCAGTTTGTTTGGTTGAAGATGATTTCTGTGTGCGGCCTCATTAGAACATGGAGCCTGATGGATCATGACCTTGATTGTTGCGCTCCACGTTGTTGTTGTCTTGGCGCTGCAGCAGGATGTGATGTGATCATCATTTCTGGCCTTCGGCGCGTGACCTCCGGCCCTCAGATAAACGCTCACTTCCCAAAGTCTGTCCACAGAGGTCTGATCcccacactgagacacactcaGTGGTCAGTTTGTTAGGAACACCAgactgtatttctttttaaactttgactTTTACTCCATCAAACTTTGAAGACAAATATTGTTCTTTTCACTCCACTGCATTTCTGTAAAAGTCTTAAAGGTAAAGCAGAGCAGAATTTATTTTCTGATATTCTGAAAGTCTGATGGACTGTAGTCTGTCACTTTATGAGCCATCAGTGCTGTTGctcagtttaaatgttttctccGTCTCTTCTTCAGCTCAGGTAGCCTCAGATGTGTCTGACCATGAGTATGTTTGTGCGACTCCAGTaatgaagttgtgtttttatttgacagtgatAAGGAAATCCCCGACTCTATGTCTGTATTGTTTAAAGCAGTCACAATaacttgacctctgacctctctgcagATCTGTCAAAGAACCGACTGACCGACGTTCCCTCAGATGTCTGCAGCCTGGTCGCCTTGGAAACACTGAGCCTGTATCACAACTGCATCAGGACCATCCCAGACAGCATCATCGGCCTGCAGTCACTCACCTCCTTAAACAttaggtacacacacacagcctcagtTGTATTTTAGGAGGCCCTGTTGCATTCTGGGTAAGAAGCAGCTGTGTTCTTGCTGATTCAGTTCTGATGTGCAACAATATATCAGTGAGTGTCCACTGGACTCGGAggctctgacctctgacctcggAGCTCACCACCAGACAGGAAGTTACTCTCTGATTCAGATCTGATGAGTCGACATGTGACGTCTCCTTCAGGCTGCTTCTTTTTAGCTCCACAGAGTCGTGTTAGTTTGGCTCTGATGATGTGTCTGCGTTCAGTCGGCCGTGTTGACTTTATTCTTCTGCTCCATAGTGTATATTAATGATCAGGCCTTTTTAATGAGTTAATCAGCCTGTAGAACATTAATGAGTTAATTCAGACAGactgttttcatgttgacaATTAACCTCAAAATCACAAACAAGAATCAGATGATCTGACGTGGCTCAgtctcattattttatttttttattgttttacattcTCATAAAAATGTGGGATAATTGAAAATGACTTGTTGGTCTGCTTGAAATGCCTTCATGGCCCAGCAGTAGACCACGGGCCACAGGTTGGAAACAACTGAGTAaaagaacagtgtgtgtgtgtgtgtgtctgtgtgtgtctgaatgcaGCATCAGGaaacaaagccaaaataaaagtGCCATTGTCCCTTAATGTGAGCAGactgtgttattgtgtgtcaGCTTAGTGTCGCAGCGCTTCCACTGTCTGTCCCCCTGTGAGTcactgcaggtgtgtgtgtgtgtgtgtgtgtgtgagagagagacatgtCCCAGTGATGCTGCAGGGTGAGCTGCAAAGTGTCAGCACACACAGCTGGTGTTCAGTGGACTGTCAGTtaacaaaatgcacacacacactcctctctctGGTGCTGACCTTCAcacaccctgtgtgtgtctgtcacgCTGTCTAAAGGTCGAGGTGTCTACTGCCTGCAGGTGGAGGAAACTTCCTGTGGCTCAGTTTTAAAGGAGGAGAATTCATTAGAACAGCCATTAGCATTTAAATTCTTCTCTGGCTCCAGTTTTAAAGGATCgttgttatttttttgatgttgttcacacacacacacacacagtctgtctcAGGAAAGAGCTGTgtcttcctgcttcctgctgccGTTTATTTCTAGTGTTTTTAAAACAGTCTGAAACAGCTTCATCTTCAGTTCTGTTGATATTTCTCagattgtgttttattaaaccAGTTCCATCACTTAATTCTCCTGTTTAATGTCAAACTGACACTGAGTGTAATTCAGGAGTACATGTTGTTTCACATGATATCAGCTGGTCACACAGAAGGCCCGCTCTGccattaaaacatgaacatgttgtgttaaagactgagaccataaagacattttcccattgacttcaacaCAATACTGACTTCTATTAAAACCAGTGGAGTCagcagaccagagtccaggtccagcttCACAAACAGACTgtgaacacaacaggaagtctcATTCATGTTGTTACCCTGAATGAGACATTCAGGGCATTTAAATTCTTCTCTGGCTCCAGTTTTAAAGGATCgttgttatttttttgatgttgttcacacacacacacacacagtctgtctcAGGAAAGAGCTGTgtcttcctgcttcctgctgccGTTTATTTCTAGTGTTTTTAAAACAGTCTGAAACAGCTTCATCTTCAGTTCTGTTGATATTTCTCagattgtgttttattaaaccAGTTCCATCACTTAATTCTCCTGTTTAATGTCAAACTGACACTGAGTGTAATTCAGGAGTACATGTTGTTTCACATGATATCAGCTGGTCACACAGAAGGCCCGCTCTGccattaaaacatgaacatgttgtgttaaagactgagaccataaagacattttcccattgacttcaacaCAATACTGACTTCTATTAAAACCAGTGGAGTCagcagaccagagtccaggtccagcttCACAAACAGACTgtgaacacaacaggaagtctcATTCATGTTGTTACCCTGAATGAGACTTGTGATGCCTTCACTGACATCTGGACAGTGTTCGGAAACATGAGTCATGAGTACAAATAAAGAGTTTTACTTGTTTCACAGTTGGTGAAGCTCAACTCGGTGTTGAGCAGCTGGAGCAGTTCCATTCTCGCTCgtctgcctctctgtttgtcCCTGTACTCTCCAGAAGCCGACGGCCGGTTGGTTTagtggatgttttattttagtgtctCTCTTCTCGCTGTGTAGATGCACTCAGACAATCAGACCAGCTAAGCCTCTGTAAACTACATCACCTGACGCCATCGCCATGACCACAAGGTGTTGCATAGCGACAGAACCTGACCATGAGGTCATCCTGACCTGCTGTCAGATTCCTGCAGTTTGGTTGTTTGTGACCTGAACGTCACTCATAACGTCTCCCGAGTAGAAAACATTAGATCTGTGAGGAACGATGATGATGAACACATGAAACGAACGTCTTCTTTTGCTGTCACTCTTCCagcgtcttcttttttttgtttgtttgtttcctttctttttttttttgtaattacgCTAAATTTAGATCAGCGTGTTGATCAATGTCTCTTAAGCTTCCGTTCAAATATCTGCCACTGAACATGTGAGATTTATCTGATGATCAGActgagcattctgggaaatgtaggagcTTCAGGACCGCACTCAGTCTTTTGTGTTACATTACTTTTTCCAttgcgtgtgtgagtgagtgaacagCTGGATAAACTCACTTATGTTTCCTCCGAGTTATTTTCAGAGCTGAGTCAGAGGGAGTTTCATAGTCTTGtggtaaaaatgtgtgtgtttctgttgtgtgtattgtgtgtgtagCACACATGCTTTGTGAGCCTGTTTCTCTTCTCAGAGATTAAAAGacacaggttgttttttttagttttgttttttcagcaaaGATTTATTCTTACTTCAGGCACAAATCAGGAAAATATTCGGACTGTGATGCTGAAGGTCCAAATGGTCTAAAGGATGATGTTAAAGGTCAATACTGTCTTGGAGCCTCCAGTTTAcggtgtgtttctgttgtgttgttgtgcgtTGCAGTCGTAACCAGCTGGGCTCCCTACCGGCCTGTCTCTGTGGCCTTCCTCTGAGAGTCCTGAACGCCAGCAACAACAAGCTGGTCAGTCTGCCAGAGACCATCAAACAACTGCAAGGCCTCATGGAGCTGGTAAGACGCTCAGACCCCGCCCCCTTCTGCATCACTGTCGGCCATATTTGTGTTGATACTGAGCTAATCAATCAAGGCAGAAGTGGGGACATTCTCCCATAAACTTCAACACGGTCAGAGTGCTTTTTACAACCAatgtcgccccctgatggtcagtagtTTGGATAAGCGTTTCAGGCTCCAGACACGTTGTCCCACCTTGTGTTTGAACTGTCGGCTCTCAAATCATCTTCAACCTTTTTATGTGATGGATGATATGAACTTTTCTATAAGCTGATTCTGAGTTTAGCTCTGAAAACTTAATTAAATAGCATCAGACTATAATActggaatatttttttaataataatttatgtATTATCTGTGGACTCTGTAGGACATCAGCTGCAACGAGATCACAGCTCTTCCTCGTCACATCGGCAGACTGAAGGCTCTGCGGGAACTCAATGTTCGCAGAAACCTCCTCTGCGTCCTGCCAGAAGGTGAGTTTACCTGAGAGGAGAAGCTCTTCTTCtggtttttgtcatttcaacCAAACTATCATTTGTGCCGTCTGAAGGTGGAATTCACATCCAACCCTTATAATTACTGTTTTCCGATGATCCCATCGTACCTTTGTATCTGCAGAAAAGGACCATGTTTGGACACTTTAGTTTACTGAGTGTTGTTGAAAAGCCACATTTGGTTAGTTTGAGATTTGCAGTTAGACCTAAAGATGGAATATACATGTGAatacatgtgaatgtgaatctgAGGCCACAGAGACCTCTGTAGGATCCACCACACCCTTCCCTGGGACCAAAATACACTTCACCCTCAGTGTGACCTCCAGTCCCCGACAGTCTGAATCCAGTCGTGACACCCAAATCCACGAAAACCACAGACTCGTTCTgtctgctgattggctgaggcCGGAGAGAGGAGGCTGTAAGAAGAGTCAGGATGTGACATCGAGCTTTCCTGACAATGCATCACATCAGGAGTTTTTGGTGGTTGGTGGTTTGATTCCTGACCGGGTGACTCCCTCCAGCCTCTCTGCTgcactttctctcactctcccagAGGTGACTGcagctgtggacattttacgGATATTTTATTGTAGCAGCGAAGTAAAATTTTCCCGATAAGGTTGAAAAACATATCTGATATTTCACTTCTCTGAATGCGCTCTGATGAAGTTCTGAGTTCTTAAAATAGAAAGAATGAAAGGTACTGGGAAAGAGGCGGGACACTTAAGCTGTTTCTTGGTTCTTCCAGCATGGAGCTGGATCTTTGATAAACGATGTCAGACTGACGAAGaacagctgttttctgtctgatccctgctcctcctctctgtcccgAGCGTGTCTGATTGATGAGCTTCGATCTGGTGGAGCGGCTTGATGCCACAGCGACAGGCAGACTGGACGGCAGCcctgacagagggagggaggtcgTCTTTGAGTTAATATTTGGTGAACTTGAGAGCCCTGAGATAAGACCACCGTGGCTGTTTTAGTGGTTTGTAAAGGTCGGCCAAGCTCGTGGTGGCAAGAGTCCGATGTAAGAGATTCAAATCTGATGATTGAATCTGCAGAGCTGATGGAAAAAGGTCCTTCACTGCTGAAACGGAGAGCTGATAGTATAATTCAgattcctctctgtcctcagttTGATGATTTTTAATCCTGATCTTAGTGAGCTAACAAGATTCAACGTAACACATGTAAACATCCACATAGTCTCAGAATATCATCAGGACcagttttaaaagaaagatcacagattttacattatttatgagAAAACAGACTGAAGTCTGGATGTTTGcagtctgaaacaaaaacagctctgTTCTCTGGGCATAATTTCCTGTTTCCATTCAATTAAGGATTAAAGCTCTGAAAAAGCTTTAAgtctcagctcctcctctttcacCCTCTTGGGTCGAGCTGCGAGATGGGGGGCGGAGTCAGGTGCGGGCTGGCGCCGTGGTGACTCACCTGAAGGAGCGTGACCTAGTCTGAATTGGTTTGTTGTTCCAGCTCGTTGATGAGTCTGTTTCAGCTTCACTGACTCTCCCTGAACATGAAACCATCTGAGCGCAGCGACGCCGTTTGTCTCCAGGTGTCTGAGTCCCAGTGAAGCTGTGAACAATTACAGACCTcctgaacacaacaacagctgcaTTGTTCTGTTCCTGGGAAACATGTCGGCGGGTCCACTGTGtgagagagggtgtgtgttAGGGAATGTGTGTGTAGAAGGTCGgtggttcgattcccagctCCTACAGTCCAGCTCTTTGAGATCTCTACATCAATATGCCCATGAATATTTATAAAGCGACCCAGTTTGGACGTTTCTATGACAGTTTGAAGGGAAGAATGTGACTCAGTATCCTGAGTCTAATCAGTAAGCAGCTATGAAACCACTGAGTTCATTAACACTTTCACAGACACATCAAGATTCTTCCAGTTTtgtcatctttgtgtttttacttatAAAGCTGtagcttttaaaaatgtgtccaaGTCTTCACACATTCACAATCAGCTCATTCTGTCGGACTCAGTAAAGACTCTGCTCTCTGGAATCAGGGATAGAAGCTCAGCAGAGCTCCAGTCAGATCTGAACTAACATGGCTCACTGAGTCAGTTTCAgtgagcagctgatggaggagccTCCTCCTGCGGACCAACTGCTGACTAACTAACTGTCCAGATGTTCTCAGTGATCCCACTCCTCTTTATTTTAACTTCTACATTAAACCACCTTCAGACGGAGCTCATTCTCTGTGAAGTCAAACACTCAACGTCCACAGAGTCAAACCTGTGATGtcctctgacagacagacactcgGTTACAACATCAGCTGACTCTTTAGATGTATTTTCACTGGCAGAGAGCCTGTTATACAAGCTGCTGGAGGCTCAGGGAGGTTAAATGAGGCTTGATGAAAGCTGTCATGGCTAAATGACTCAGGTCGTGAGCGCATCAGTCCATTAAAAAACCTTTAAGCAGGTCTCCAatctatgtgtgtctgtcctctTGCAGACCTGGCCGACCTTCCTCTGGTGAAGTTCGACTTCTCCTGTAACAAGGTGTCGACCATCCCGGTGTGTTACAGGAAGATGAAACAGCTTCAGTCACTCCAGTTAGAAAACAACCCACTGCAGAGTCCACCTgcacaggtaacacacagacacacacacacacacacacacaaatgttagTAAATTCTCTCCTCGGTGTCCTTAAAACTGGAGCAGGTATGTTGTTATTTATCATATCTTCGTTGTCTCAGAGGCTGACCCACTGAGGTGGTCATGTGACTCAGCAGTGTGGTCAATGTCTGCATCCTGATTggttcttctcctcctcagatCTGCATCAAGGGCAAAGTTCACATTTTCAAGTACCTGAGCATCGAGGCGTGTCGCAGCGAGAAGATGCCTGATTCCCTCTACCTGCCTGTCATGGAGCGACTCAGCCTATCACGTCCCACCACCGGCAGGtcagttgccatggtaactcTGGGGTTTATCTCTCCCTCCATTTTTCCAATCATCAGTCAATAGTTGGATCGCCTAGATGAGTGTGAACAGTTCAGGCTCATGGAAGAGTGACTGAaggacacagagcagaaaagaaagagaagaaactaAGAGGATGTTGAATTATGTTGTTCGCCCACATAAAGCTCCTCCAgcaggaggacaggaagagcaGTTCCTGTTCTCTtggacaacacaacacaaagcacactTCCTCTACACACTCCTTTTTagttttctcttgctctctcctgaggaagttatttttaaaactcCATTAAAATGACGAccttaaaagaaaaatctgaaacagcTCAGTTTACCTTCAGGTGtcctgccaaaataaaacaacaaaggcaTGTGATttacacagtaaaataaaaaggtgagaGTTTATCGGAAATACAGAATCtaagaacagagagaggaagactgTGCTGTCTTTAGCTCACCCctcctgtgtgtctgcagtgtggAGGAcatggagcagcagaggaaacaggacagTGACTCAGGAGTGGGCAGTGACAACGGAGACAAGAGACTGTCTGCTACTGAGGTACGACaatctgtgtgtgcgtggtgaTTATCTCCTCTATCATTTGTTTCAGTTCTGACTAAagctgcctgtttgtttgttgtagcCGTCAGATGAAGACAGTCTGAGTCTCAATGTACCAATGAGCCACattacagaggaggaggggctcAGTAAAGACGACTCCAGTGAACACATCAGCTCCCTGACAGGTGAGTTATTTTTCTGACTCCTTTTCGCTCCCAGAGAAGCAGAAAACTCCAGTTACTCAGAGCAAAGTAATGATGTTAAAAGAAAGACGAGGTGGCAGGATTAGGAATCTAATAAAATTAATATCAGAGATTGATTATTAAAGTGAACTTGGACTCTGCccccccctctgccccccccccggtctgtttcccttcatttaaaaactgaacatcaggaaaatgtttactgagcaggagaagggacattttcccatagacttcattaCAGTCTGGTTGACTTCACTGCCAGTGGcgtcaccccctgatggtcagtagatagaatgaaggttttaggctcttcagctttggcttcccctcacagacccagagtcctggtccaggtttaGGGACAGCCTCTGATTTAAACCTGGACCCTTCTAAGTCCAGACCCAGGACTGTGTGGTACTCCAGCctgtcagttgtgtgtctgatATCTGGGCTGTTGTAGTCcatcagaggagctgcagctccCCAGACGCAGAGTTTAAATAGACTTCAATCAGCCCGAACCAGGTCAGACCTGATGGAGGCTCCTGTAGGCGGGGCTCAGCCTCAGGTTGGCAGCTCTGTGGGCGGAGCCTGTCGGCCTCACACTTCACGTTTCCTCCAATCCAGCAGACCCAAACTGCAACTCGGTCCGCCTGATCGAGGAGAGTCCTACAGAAGCCCTGAAGGACCAGTTCGGATACAGAGACTCTGCTCTCAGCACTCGATTCGTCAGCTACATCAAGGTaagacttcctgtttcagtcagCGCTTGGTTAAAGTAAATGTTTCTGAACAACGCTGCGTTGTGTCGCTGCTCAGCCTCAgtgagctgctctctgctctatTTTAATGGAGCCTGAACT
This portion of the Echeneis naucrates chromosome 21, fEcheNa1.1, whole genome shotgun sequence genome encodes:
- the lrch1 gene encoding leucine-rich repeat and calponin homology domain-containing protein 1 isoform X6, which codes for MATLGPESARPAVPPLGSSPAAQAQPPSRGLERALEEAAASGVLNISSRKLKEFPRTAANHDLTDTVEADLSKNRLTDVPSDVCSLVALETLSLYHNCIRTIPDSIIGLQSLTSLNISRNQLGSLPACLCGLPLRVLNASNNKLVSLPETIKQLQGLMELDISCNEITALPRHIGRLKALRELNVRRNLLCVLPEDLADLPLVKFDFSCNKVSTIPVCYRKMKQLQSLQLENNPLQSPPAQICIKGKVHIFKYLSIEACRSEKMPDSLYLPVMERLSLSRPTTGSVEDMEQQRKQDSDSGVGSDNGDKRLSATEPSDEDSLSLNVPMSHITEEEGLSKDDSSEHISSLTADPNCNSVRLIEESPTEALKDQFGYRDSALSTRFVSYIKGRSAADFDEPLRIDEDSHWPTEQTSKVKGGTGLHIDMINQLKEAVELLQDPSRVTAEQDELSGVQLYPVEMVTVDESLNGQDSDDSATTPKRDDRSPAGGSPSFSSPPFGLKPRSAPPSLPCSPPLSCLDPSLLSQASPFGRDALRSHDDGGRHSRDLLCEKNSLPHKRSLFSQISSNPTSDLFLPVRE